The following are encoded together in the Candidatus Margulisiibacteriota bacterium genome:
- the galT gene encoding galactose-1-phosphate uridylyltransferase, protein MPELRKDPISDRWVIVSTERGRRPTDFGGTTVAAEGEGKFCPFCGGNEAKTPPEIIAWRKASTAPNTAGWDVRVIPNKFPALIIEGDVNRTGTGIYDMMSGIGAHEVIVETPRHDETIPDLADEHVEKVLWAYKQRILDLEKDKRFRYILVFKNYGTAAGASLSHPHSQLIATPITPRYVKMELANCRAYFQEKERCIFCDMIRQELGSGERLVYENEYFVCFAPFASRFPFEIWLMPRRHEAGFQMMPDEERSQLARCLKDVLMRLKKTLNDPPYNYVLHTAPNSVPRPGKPDYWGTIQYDFHWHIEIIPRLTKQAGFEWGSGLYINPTAPEEAAKYLREVKI, encoded by the coding sequence ATGCCTGAGCTACGTAAAGATCCGATCTCCGACCGCTGGGTAATCGTTTCGACCGAGCGGGGAAGACGGCCGACCGATTTTGGCGGGACTACGGTCGCGGCGGAAGGGGAAGGCAAATTCTGTCCCTTTTGCGGCGGGAACGAAGCCAAGACCCCGCCCGAGATCATCGCCTGGCGCAAAGCGTCGACCGCCCCTAATACCGCTGGCTGGGATGTCCGAGTTATTCCCAATAAATTTCCCGCGTTGATCATTGAAGGCGACGTCAACCGGACCGGGACCGGCATCTACGACATGATGAGCGGGATCGGCGCGCACGAAGTGATCGTCGAAACCCCCCGGCACGACGAGACTATCCCCGACCTGGCTGATGAGCACGTGGAGAAGGTCCTCTGGGCGTACAAACAACGGATCCTCGATCTGGAGAAAGACAAGCGCTTCCGCTATATCCTGGTCTTCAAGAATTACGGAACAGCGGCCGGCGCCTCGCTCTCCCATCCGCACTCGCAGTTGATCGCCACGCCGATCACGCCGCGCTACGTCAAGATGGAGCTGGCCAATTGCCGGGCTTATTTCCAGGAGAAGGAGCGGTGCATTTTCTGCGACATGATCCGCCAGGAACTCGGTTCAGGCGAACGCCTGGTCTACGAGAACGAGTATTTTGTCTGTTTTGCCCCGTTCGCTTCGCGTTTTCCCTTTGAGATCTGGCTGATGCCCCGCCGCCATGAGGCCGGTTTCCAGATGATGCCCGATGAAGAGCGGTCACAGCTGGCCCGCTGTTTGAAAGACGTCCTGATGCGGCTCAAGAAGACGCTGAACGACCCGCCGTATAATTATGTCCTCCACACGGCGCCTAATTCCGTGCCGCGTCCGGGTAAACCTGATTACTGGGGGACGATCCAGTACGATTTCCACTGGCATATCGAGATCATCCCGCGGCTGACCAAGCAGGCCGGCTTTGAGTGGGGTTCCGGGCTCTACATCAACCCGACTGCGCCCGAAGAGGCGGCGAAGTATCTGCGAGAAGTAAAGATCTGA
- a CDS encoding thioredoxin family protein has product MRSKTSRYQGLGARILLIVLLLASVAWAGSKAPQAASNNTNLAAALKSGQPVIAKLGADWCPPCRAMKPELKALAAEQQGKIVVLDLDIDQNRQLAREYKVNLIPTTLFYSKSGQFKDKKTGFMSKTELLAKARELGLVK; this is encoded by the coding sequence ATGCGAAGTAAAACAAGCAGGTACCAGGGACTGGGGGCCAGGATATTATTAATAGTATTACTGTTAGCTTCAGTCGCTTGGGCTGGGTCGAAGGCGCCGCAGGCGGCGTCAAATAATACCAACCTGGCAGCAGCCTTGAAGTCCGGCCAGCCGGTTATTGCCAAGCTGGGGGCTGACTGGTGTCCGCCCTGCCGGGCGATGAAGCCGGAGCTTAAGGCGCTGGCGGCCGAACAGCAAGGGAAGATCGTTGTCCTTGATCTCGATATCGACCAGAATCGCCAGTTGGCCAGGGAATACAAGGTTAACCTGATCCCTACAACTTTGTTCTATTCGAAGTCCGGCCAATTTAAAGATAAAAAGACCGGCTTTATGTCCAAGACGGAATTGCTGGCCAAGGCCCGGGAGCTCGGCCTGGTCAAATAA
- a CDS encoding cytochrome c biogenesis protein CcdA, with protein MDFGNPLLAYLAAFTAGVLSSASPCVLAVIPLIIGYVGGYSEGDWRRSALYSGLFSVGLAVTFSLLGVIAGLTGSLVGDIGVYWKYLVAAVAIVMGLQLLGLFQLPSFGVGQSGRFKPKGLWGALALGLLFGLVISPCATPFLAIVLAYVAAKQNTIYAGTVLFAYSLGYTAVIFICGLSTGIAGAVLRSEKLQKGYELVRKASGLILVLAGLYYLINGH; from the coding sequence ATGGACTTCGGCAATCCACTTCTGGCTTATCTGGCCGCCTTTACGGCCGGAGTCCTTTCTTCCGCCAGCCCCTGCGTGTTGGCGGTCATTCCCCTGATCATCGGTTATGTCGGCGGCTATTCGGAAGGCGATTGGAGACGGTCGGCGCTCTATTCCGGCCTTTTTTCGGTCGGTCTGGCCGTGACTTTCAGTCTTCTGGGGGTGATCGCCGGCCTGACCGGTTCTTTGGTCGGCGATATTGGGGTTTATTGGAAATATCTCGTAGCGGCAGTCGCGATCGTGATGGGGCTCCAACTTCTCGGCTTGTTCCAGCTTCCTTCATTCGGAGTAGGGCAGAGTGGCCGCTTTAAACCGAAAGGGTTGTGGGGGGCACTGGCGCTTGGTCTCCTTTTTGGCCTGGTCATCTCTCCCTGTGCGACCCCCTTCCTGGCCATAGTTCTGGCCTATGTTGCTGCCAAGCAAAACACGATTTATGCCGGCACGGTCCTTTTTGCTTATTCGCTGGGTTATACGGCGGTGATCTTTATCTGCGGCCTATCGACCGGCATTGCCGGCGCGGTCCTCCGCTCGGAAAAGCTGCAAAAAGGTTATGAACTGGTCAGGAAAGCGAGCGGCCTCATCCTGGTCCTGGCCGGGCTATATTATTTAATTAACGGACACTAA
- a CDS encoding glycoside hydrolase family 57 protein has translation MTSQPVSLAILWHMHQPFYKDLVTGEYILPWVRLHAVKDYYDMVAILDRFPEVRMTFNLVPSLMSQIEDYVNNKVSDRFLDLTLKEPADLTLDEKVFILQNFFMANWDNMVNCYPRYHDLLLKRGRFVAPAELVRVARRFSAQELMDIQVWFNLTWFGFISKTEDPVIRSLIAKGKYFTAQDKQLVIAKQFEVMGKILPKYRELAGRGQIELTTTPFYHPILPLLCDNAVAREAMPFIKLPEAPFRHPEDAETQIRLAVEYHEQRFGVKPNGMWPSEGSVSEEIIPLVAKYGIKWLATDEAILERSVHKIEMRSRTLSAVELCQPYLVEKDGCQVAMIYRNHFISDQVGFVYYRWPEHQALDDFAGHLNNIRISLPEDGRRYLVPVILDGENAWEYYPGGGKSFLEAFYHKLASNSQVKTVRVSDYLAENPPQKKLSRLFAGSWINNNFKIWIGHDEDNLAWDYLNRARLALQGIDNPTAWQELYIAEGSDWCWWYGDDHSSENDAAFDALFRKHLQNIYHLIGRQPPKYLDTPIKQLSQVRPIKEPVFLIQPELDGEITNYYEWLPAGCFDITKARGAMHQIETLLKEIYYGFSRSDLYVRLGVNVFLRSAEARSFSFAVLVHGQPERKAELSFDGDKNRFVFKLFWLGEDHTWLEERELASFGVGRIIELGVPFTALEAKPGDRLEFTVVVYKEGQEVERWPKGGGISVAVPTETYEEEQWYV, from the coding sequence ATGACCAGCCAACCCGTCTCCCTGGCCATTCTTTGGCATATGCACCAGCCGTTCTACAAGGACCTGGTAACGGGCGAGTATATCCTCCCCTGGGTCCGCCTCCACGCGGTCAAGGATTATTACGACATGGTGGCGATCCTCGACCGCTTCCCCGAAGTGCGGATGACCTTTAACCTGGTCCCGTCGCTGATGAGCCAGATTGAGGACTACGTTAATAATAAAGTATCTGACCGCTTCCTCGATCTGACCCTGAAAGAGCCGGCCGACCTGACCCTGGACGAAAAGGTTTTTATTCTGCAGAATTTTTTCATGGCCAACTGGGATAACATGGTCAACTGTTATCCCCGCTACCATGACCTCCTCCTCAAACGCGGCCGTTTTGTCGCCCCCGCCGAGCTGGTCCGGGTCGCCCGGCGCTTTTCCGCCCAGGAATTAATGGACATTCAAGTTTGGTTCAACCTGACCTGGTTTGGCTTTATCTCTAAGACGGAGGATCCGGTCATTCGCTCCCTGATCGCCAAAGGGAAATACTTTACCGCCCAGGACAAACAACTGGTCATTGCCAAACAATTTGAGGTGATGGGGAAGATCCTGCCGAAATACCGTGAACTGGCCGGGCGGGGGCAGATTGAGCTGACCACGACCCCGTTCTACCATCCGATCCTGCCGCTCCTCTGCGACAACGCCGTCGCCCGGGAGGCGATGCCGTTTATTAAACTGCCGGAGGCTCCGTTCCGCCATCCCGAGGACGCGGAGACCCAGATCCGCCTGGCGGTCGAGTACCATGAACAGCGTTTTGGCGTTAAACCGAACGGGATGTGGCCGTCGGAAGGTTCGGTCTCGGAAGAGATCATCCCGCTGGTCGCTAAGTATGGGATCAAATGGTTGGCGACCGATGAGGCGATACTCGAGCGCTCGGTCCACAAGATCGAAATGCGTTCGCGCACCCTGTCGGCGGTCGAGCTCTGCCAGCCGTACCTGGTGGAGAAGGACGGCTGTCAAGTGGCGATGATCTATCGCAACCACTTTATTTCCGACCAGGTCGGTTTTGTCTATTATCGCTGGCCGGAGCACCAGGCGTTGGATGACTTTGCCGGCCATCTCAACAACATCCGGATCAGCCTGCCGGAAGACGGGCGGCGCTATCTGGTCCCCGTTATCCTCGATGGTGAGAACGCCTGGGAATATTATCCCGGCGGCGGCAAGAGCTTTCTGGAAGCTTTCTATCATAAGCTGGCTAGTAACTCCCAGGTCAAGACGGTCCGCGTCTCCGACTACCTGGCTGAAAATCCGCCCCAGAAAAAGTTGAGCCGCCTTTTTGCCGGTTCCTGGATCAATAACAATTTCAAGATCTGGATCGGCCACGACGAGGATAACCTGGCCTGGGATTACCTGAACCGGGCCCGCCTGGCCCTGCAAGGGATCGACAACCCAACCGCCTGGCAGGAACTCTACATTGCCGAAGGGTCCGACTGGTGCTGGTGGTACGGCGACGACCATTCTTCGGAGAACGACGCGGCCTTTGACGCCCTCTTCCGCAAGCATTTACAGAACATCTACCACCTGATCGGCCGCCAGCCGCCGAAATATCTGGATACGCCGATCAAACAGCTTAGCCAGGTCCGGCCGATCAAGGAGCCGGTCTTCCTGATCCAGCCGGAGCTCGACGGCGAGATCACCAATTATTATGAGTGGCTCCCCGCCGGTTGCTTTGACATCACCAAGGCGCGCGGGGCGATGCACCAGATCGAGACGCTGCTGAAGGAAATATATTATGGCTTCAGCCGGAGCGATCTCTACGTCCGCCTTGGCGTCAATGTTTTCCTGCGCAGCGCGGAAGCCCGTTCGTTTTCCTTTGCCGTCTTGGTCCACGGGCAGCCGGAACGGAAAGCCGAGCTCTCATTTGACGGAGATAAGAACCGTTTTGTCTTTAAACTTTTCTGGCTGGGGGAGGACCACACCTGGTTGGAGGAGCGGGAGTTGGCGTCGTTTGGCGTCGGTCGGATCATTGAATTAGGGGTCCCTTTTACCGCTCTGGAGGCCAAGCCGGGCGATCGGCTCGAGTTCACCGTCGTCGTTTACAAAGAGGGGCAGGAAGTGGAACGCTGGCCGAAGGGCGGGGGGATTAGCGTGGCCGTTCCAACCGAGACTTACGAAGAGGAGCAATGGTACGTTTAA
- a CDS encoding DNRLRE domain-containing protein — translation MKKQLLIGLLVAGLVLPGLAFWGAGQTCKVTADTWIYQFRLNKNYGDGYGWKDITGPVATATPRIFIGWGGSDKKIGLLKFDLTGLNKTKPVKSASVLLYNCFAGSAAAQLVDVRMITAPWTESKVTYQNRPSAGAVLSTTNLQGSRNYKTEGKWYKFDVTKAAQAWQKGTANNGVMLDPQGDGGVDFEFVCKESAGGAERGPKLEINY, via the coding sequence ATGAAAAAACAATTATTGATTGGGTTGCTGGTCGCGGGGTTGGTCTTGCCGGGGTTGGCGTTCTGGGGTGCTGGGCAAACCTGTAAGGTGACGGCCGATACCTGGATCTATCAGTTCCGGCTTAATAAAAATTACGGGGATGGTTACGGCTGGAAAGATATTACCGGTCCGGTCGCGACCGCGACGCCACGCATTTTTATCGGCTGGGGAGGAAGCGACAAGAAGATCGGCCTGCTAAAGTTCGACCTGACCGGACTCAATAAAACTAAGCCGGTCAAGAGCGCCTCGGTCCTGCTCTACAATTGTTTTGCCGGTTCCGCTGCCGCCCAGCTGGTCGATGTTCGGATGATCACCGCCCCCTGGACAGAGAGCAAGGTTACTTATCAGAACAGGCCAAGTGCCGGCGCGGTCCTCTCGACCACCAATCTGCAGGGTTCGCGCAATTATAAAACAGAAGGAAAATGGTATAAGTTTGACGTCACCAAAGCGGCCCAGGCCTGGCAAAAAGGAACAGCCAATAACGGGGTCATGCTTGATCCACAGGGTGATGGGGGCGTTGATTTTGAGTTCGTCTGCAAGGAGTCGGCCGGCGGAGCGGAACGCGGTCCGAAGCTCGAGATCAACTACTAA
- a CDS encoding DUF4912 domain-containing protein: protein MAEKKKAVKTAQVKKPQKKPRAGKAAPVKKTPVKRAPRRTTVKPPVINQFPEPQEQQIEESKYYAGPVIQKLAEERPAELPSGYGDNRIVLMVRDPFWLYAYWEVNEARRQAIAREVGASALANAREFLRVYDTGDWRSFDIAVHGGARTWYFKVPVPNRSYCVDIGFLLADGRFIAAARSNWVTTPLDRMSDVIDEQWLTPDWERLYALSGGFGIGRGSEEIREMMRKRFNEEGSSGWVSSFSSPVRKIGERPFWLVANCELIVYGATEPTATVTVQGHKIDLRADGTFSLRFTLPDGQQVIPIEAIRDDGAERRKITEVVERKTE from the coding sequence ATGGCGGAAAAAAAGAAAGCGGTCAAAACCGCTCAAGTGAAAAAACCACAGAAAAAACCACGGGCCGGGAAAGCCGCTCCGGTCAAGAAAACTCCGGTTAAACGTGCTCCGCGCCGCACCACTGTCAAACCACCAGTTATCAATCAATTTCCCGAACCCCAGGAACAACAGATCGAAGAGAGCAAGTACTATGCCGGCCCGGTCATCCAGAAATTAGCTGAAGAGCGGCCGGCCGAATTGCCTTCGGGTTACGGCGATAACCGGATCGTCCTGATGGTCCGTGACCCCTTCTGGCTCTACGCTTATTGGGAGGTCAACGAGGCGCGCCGCCAGGCGATCGCTCGCGAAGTCGGGGCGAGCGCTCTGGCCAATGCCCGCGAATTCCTCCGGGTTTACGATACCGGCGACTGGCGCAGTTTTGACATTGCAGTCCACGGCGGCGCGCGGACCTGGTATTTCAAGGTCCCGGTGCCGAACCGGAGCTATTGCGTCGACATAGGTTTCCTGCTGGCCGACGGCCGCTTTATCGCCGCCGCCCGCTCGAACTGGGTGACTACGCCGCTCGACCGGATGTCCGACGTGATCGACGAGCAATGGCTGACGCCTGACTGGGAGCGGCTCTACGCCCTGTCGGGTGGTTTCGGCATCGGCCGCGGCTCGGAAGAGATCCGCGAAATGATGAGGAAACGGTTCAACGAGGAAGGCTCCTCCGGCTGGGTCTCGTCCTTTAGTTCCCCGGTCAGGAAAATAGGGGAGCGGCCTTTTTGGCTGGTGGCTAATTGCGAACTGATCGTCTACGGCGCGACCGAGCCGACGGCGACCGTGACCGTGCAGGGCCATAAAATTGACCTCCGGGCCGATGGAACTTTTAGCCTGCGCTTCACACTGCCGGACGGCCAACAGGTCATCCCGATCGAAGCGATCCGCGATGACGGCGCCGAACGGCGCAAGATCACCGAGGTCGTGGAAAGAAAAACGGAATAA
- the trxA gene encoding thioredoxin, whose translation MAKEISDADFPVEVEQAKGVAFVDFWAPWCGPCLKMAPVFEKLAAKYPQIKFRKVNTTEHMQKAGQYGVSGIPCIIVFRDGKEIDRLVGFRPEEAFEAEVKKYAK comes from the coding sequence ATGGCTAAAGAAATTTCTGACGCGGATTTCCCAGTGGAAGTAGAACAAGCAAAAGGGGTCGCTTTTGTCGATTTTTGGGCGCCGTGGTGCGGGCCGTGCCTGAAGATGGCTCCGGTTTTCGAGAAGCTGGCGGCCAAATATCCTCAGATCAAATTCCGCAAGGTTAACACAACAGAACATATGCAAAAAGCCGGCCAATATGGGGTTAGCGGGATACCGTGCATAATCGTTTTCCGGGACGGGAAAGAGATCGACCGCCTGGTCGGATTCCGGCCGGAAGAGGCGTTTGAGGCGGAAGTGAAAAAATATGCGAAGTAA
- a CDS encoding FAD-dependent thymidylate synthase gives MQIVLAGYNLDAEVLAELLQAAPRADATPETLSAAYARISRDPRPITELRRAARQEVEKARRSNANIIFKMGHHSVAEHAVFNFDLIDVSRLALEEIEKFRLCSYTEKSQRYQKLEGNFIVPEEIRTTNHEPLFTSLLAKQNKYYGELLARGIEAEDARYVTPLATTGQVGMTLNARNLELLLRRFASSQLAEVRQIGQTMYELVSKIAPSIILFTAANDFDGKTYAELRAGVKGNRKRKLSARCQLVDYTRDADLKLIAALLHTSTGTSFINCRRLAKALSKKERLEFVKKACRHMEFYDSTLREFEHVVLTYDLVMSSSCFGQMKRHRLATITSQPYQVELGVTVPPKLRAAGEENNYLRLMAETEEVFRQLAATVPAAAPYVLTGAHRKRSLLTVNARELYHISRLREDSHAQWEIREVSAELTQFARRVMPLTMLTIGGKDSYVAVYRQVFGREPKIAPPKE, from the coding sequence GTGCAGATCGTTCTGGCCGGTTATAACCTTGACGCCGAAGTCCTGGCTGAATTATTGCAAGCCGCCCCCCGCGCGGATGCCACGCCGGAGACCCTCTCGGCCGCTTACGCCCGGATCTCCCGCGATCCCCGGCCAATCACCGAGTTGCGCCGGGCGGCCCGCCAGGAAGTGGAGAAAGCGCGCCGCAGTAACGCCAATATCATTTTCAAGATGGGGCACCATTCGGTGGCCGAACATGCCGTTTTTAATTTTGACCTGATCGATGTCTCCCGCCTGGCCCTGGAGGAGATCGAGAAATTCCGCCTCTGTTCCTATACGGAAAAATCACAACGCTACCAGAAGCTCGAGGGCAACTTTATCGTTCCGGAAGAAATACGAACCACGAACCACGAACCACTATTCACGTCCCTTCTCGCCAAGCAGAATAAATATTATGGGGAACTCCTCGCGCGGGGGATCGAGGCGGAGGACGCCCGCTACGTGACCCCCCTGGCCACGACCGGCCAGGTCGGGATGACGCTTAATGCCCGCAACCTGGAACTCCTGCTCCGCCGTTTTGCTTCGAGCCAGTTGGCGGAAGTTCGCCAGATCGGGCAAACCATGTATGAACTCGTCTCGAAGATCGCTCCGTCGATCATCCTCTTTACCGCGGCCAACGATTTTGACGGCAAGACCTACGCGGAGTTAAGGGCTGGGGTTAAGGGGAACCGGAAAAGAAAACTCTCTGCCCGCTGTCAGTTGGTCGATTATACCAGGGATGCCGACCTAAAATTGATCGCCGCGCTCCTGCACACTTCGACCGGGACATCTTTTATCAATTGCCGCCGGCTGGCGAAAGCGCTGTCCAAAAAGGAGCGGCTGGAGTTCGTCAAAAAAGCCTGCCGTCATATGGAATTCTACGATTCGACTTTGCGCGAGTTTGAACATGTCGTCCTGACTTATGACCTGGTCATGTCCTCCAGTTGTTTCGGCCAGATGAAGCGGCACCGCCTGGCGACGATCACCAGCCAGCCTTACCAGGTCGAGTTGGGAGTGACCGTCCCGCCCAAACTGCGGGCGGCGGGTGAAGAAAATAATTATTTGCGATTGATGGCGGAGACGGAAGAAGTTTTCCGTCAACTGGCCGCAACCGTGCCGGCGGCGGCCCCCTACGTCCTGACCGGCGCCCACCGCAAACGTTCCCTGCTGACCGTCAATGCCCGGGAGCTTTACCATATCTCGCGCCTGCGCGAAGATAGCCATGCCCAGTGGGAGATCCGCGAGGTCAGCGCCGAGCTGACCCAGTTCGCCCGGCGGGTCATGCCGCTGACGATGCTGACCATTGGCGGCAAAGATAGTTACGTCGCTGTTTACCGGCAGGTCTTTGGCCGGGAGCCGAAGATCGCGCCGCCGAAAGAGTAA
- a CDS encoding alpha-amylase/4-alpha-glucanotransferase domain-containing protein, producing MKKVKFLFGIHCHQPVGNFEHVMDESYEKSYLPFIQAMDAHPRVKFAIHYSGILYDWFLDKHPEFIDYLKKLVKRGQAEIMTAGYYEPIIPIIPDEDKLGQITRSNEFIKEKFGVAPRGLWLTERIWEPHLPKILAQAGIEYVMVDDQHFISAGVPPEKLLGHYITEEEGATLKIFPINKTLRYLIPFKLPEETINYLRSIATEDGRNAGILADDGEKFGVWPGTHKWVFEEGYLEKLLTRLEDNSEWIESMTFSEYLEEVPPQARIYLPTASYFEMMEWSLPTESGRRLAKITAELKQQGKFEEYSQFFKGGFFRNFFVKYPESNNMHKKMLQVSQRLQTLKKGKSLIGESERESRLKEAQAELYKGQCNCAYWHGVFGGLYLNYLRHAVYEHLIKAENLLDKYARAKDDYAEIAVTDFDKDGFDEVILSNNLLNLYFSPNYGGALFELDYKPKAFNLINTLARREETYHHKLREAPNAPGSHSGAGTASIHEIVAAKEEGLDRALNYDWHRRLCFLDHFLAEGTTFESYRRASYHEVGDFTIRPYEFMPKRRGSETALVLRRLGKVHGQPVKVEKEVTFYARQSIVTVEYQITNQGKEPLQAWFGIESNINLLAGRADDRYYEIAGVDLTDRALASVGENDAVRVVKFVDKWKGFSVSFDSSQPALLWRFPIETVSQSESGFEKNFQGSSLLHSWRLALAPDEKWHVKIVLRIEEG from the coding sequence ATGAAGAAAGTTAAGTTCCTGTTCGGGATCCATTGTCATCAGCCGGTCGGTAATTTTGAGCACGTCATGGACGAGTCGTATGAGAAGTCGTACCTCCCGTTCATCCAGGCGATGGACGCTCATCCCAGGGTCAAGTTCGCTATCCATTACAGCGGCATTCTCTACGACTGGTTCCTGGACAAGCATCCGGAGTTCATCGATTACCTCAAAAAGCTGGTCAAACGGGGCCAGGCCGAGATCATGACCGCCGGCTACTACGAGCCGATCATCCCGATCATTCCGGACGAAGATAAGCTCGGGCAGATTACCCGCTCCAACGAGTTCATCAAGGAGAAGTTCGGGGTCGCCCCGCGCGGCCTCTGGCTGACCGAGCGGATCTGGGAGCCGCACCTGCCCAAGATCCTGGCCCAGGCCGGCATAGAATATGTGATGGTCGACGATCAGCATTTTATTTCGGCCGGGGTCCCCCCGGAAAAATTACTGGGGCATTACATTACCGAAGAGGAGGGGGCGACCCTCAAGATATTTCCCATCAACAAGACGCTGCGCTACCTGATCCCGTTCAAGCTCCCCGAAGAGACGATCAATTATCTCCGCTCGATCGCGACCGAAGACGGGCGGAACGCCGGGATATTGGCCGATGACGGCGAGAAATTCGGGGTCTGGCCGGGGACCCATAAATGGGTGTTCGAAGAGGGGTATCTGGAAAAACTGCTGACCAGGCTGGAAGATAACTCGGAATGGATCGAGTCTATGACTTTTTCCGAATATTTGGAAGAAGTGCCGCCGCAGGCGCGCATCTATCTGCCGACCGCCTCTTATTTTGAAATGATGGAGTGGTCATTGCCGACCGAATCGGGCCGCCGCCTGGCCAAGATCACGGCCGAGCTCAAGCAGCAGGGTAAATTCGAGGAGTACAGCCAGTTCTTTAAGGGGGGCTTTTTCCGCAACTTCTTCGTCAAATATCCGGAATCGAACAACATGCACAAGAAAATGCTGCAGGTCAGCCAACGACTGCAAACCCTGAAAAAAGGGAAATCGCTGATCGGCGAAAGTGAACGGGAAAGCCGGCTCAAAGAGGCGCAGGCGGAACTCTATAAGGGGCAATGTAACTGCGCTTACTGGCACGGGGTCTTTGGCGGCCTCTACCTGAATTATCTCCGCCACGCGGTTTACGAACATTTGATCAAGGCGGAGAACCTGCTCGATAAATACGCCCGGGCCAAGGATGATTACGCCGAGATCGCCGTGACCGATTTTGATAAAGACGGTTTTGACGAGGTGATCCTCTCCAATAACCTGCTCAACCTTTATTTTTCGCCGAACTACGGCGGGGCGCTGTTTGAGCTGGATTATAAACCAAAGGCGTTCAACCTGATCAATACCCTGGCCCGGCGGGAAGAGACCTATCATCACAAACTGCGCGAGGCGCCTAACGCGCCGGGGAGCCACAGCGGCGCGGGGACAGCCTCGATCCATGAGATCGTCGCCGCCAAGGAAGAGGGCCTGGACCGGGCGCTTAATTACGACTGGCATCGCCGGCTTTGTTTCCTCGACCATTTCCTGGCCGAGGGGACGACTTTTGAATCATATCGCCGGGCGAGCTATCACGAGGTCGGGGACTTCACGATCAGGCCGTACGAGTTCATGCCCAAACGGCGGGGGAGCGAGACCGCGCTGGTCCTGCGCCGGCTGGGGAAGGTCCACGGCCAGCCGGTCAAAGTGGAGAAAGAGGTCACTTTTTACGCCCGGCAATCGATCGTGACCGTGGAGTATCAGATAACCAATCAGGGAAAAGAGCCGCTGCAGGCCTGGTTCGGGATCGAATCGAACATCAATTTATTGGCCGGACGGGCGGACGATCGCTATTATGAGATAGCAGGGGTTGACCTGACCGACCGGGCCCTGGCTAGCGTCGGAGAAAATGACGCGGTGCGGGTGGTCAAGTTCGTTGACAAGTGGAAAGGCTTTAGTGTATCATTTGACTCAAGTCAACCGGCGCTTTTGTGGCGCTTCCCGATCGAGACCGTCTCGCAATCCGAGTCTGGTTTTGAGAAGAATTTTCAGGGTTCATCCTTGCTCCACAGCTGGCGATTGGCGCTCGCCCCGGATGAGAAGTGGCACGTCAAGATAGTTTTACGCATTGAGGAGGGTTAA